GCTACTTTTAATATGTTTTTAATCTTGATTATATTTGATGGGACAACTATTCCAATATCAACAGAGTTATCTTTTCGGGCTTTATCAAGACCTTCCTTTAAATTTATAAACTTCCTAAAAACCTTATAATCAAACTGTATATAGTTAATTCCCCTCTCTAGGGATTTTTTTAAAATGGAATTATATTGATGTTGATTTTTTATATTATTGGATATATCAACTCCAAGACAGGATAAAACTCTTCCTGTATCTCCATAGGGTCTAAATTGCACTAACTGACTCCTTATTTGTAACATTTTACTCTTCTACAAAGCCAAGGTCAAGTTAGAAATTATTAAGCAAAGGTATCTAATATTTTATTAGATTTGTATACAGGTTTATCCTTTCTTTCCTTCTCTTTAAATACAGGACAGTGGTAACCTGTAAATTTCTTTACGTCGATACTAGGAAGAGAGCGTCCCTTTATATTAAAAACCCTACAAGCTCTAGGTCTATTTTCATCTAGTGTTATGTAAAAGTGAATGCAGTTAGCACAGTTTGGATTATCCATCTATAGTATTAAAGAATATAACTTTTTCAATCTCTGGGTCAAATATAGTATATTTGGGATTTGGATCAACACCTTCTAAAATTCTATCAGCCTCTCGAATACTCTCTTCAAATAGTAATTTTAAGGATGGGGATGACCTCTTCCATAGAGGACCACTATCTAATACTTGATCAAAGTTAAGAGTTATACTCTCCTCCTCTCCATATCTATAACTCCAATCTCCTTTGTTAATATCAAATCTATAAAGGGGAATAAAGAGATAAGCCTTCTCAATTAAATACTCTAATGTTTTACAAATATACTCAAATTCTGACTCTGAGAAGGAGTAGTGAAGGTTTAAACGTACCCAGCCAGGCTTAAGTCCAGCCATCTGCCTACTCTCTAAAAGGCATACAAAGTTTGTTGATAGTTCCTTATCAATACTTAGCAGGTGGTGCCCATAGGGACCGGCACAAGAACATCCAGCCCTAGTTTGTATACCAAAAAAGTCATTCATAATTCTAGTAAATAGTCTTGGATGAACTAATCTGTCACCATGACGAACATTAAAAGCTATTATATTTACTTTTTTTTCAGGATCTATGGACCCATAAAACTCGATCTTTTTATTATCCTTAAATCTGTTAATAAACTCTGTAAACAGATACTTCTCAATCTTATCAATTGTCTCTATACCTATTCTCTCTTTTAACTGAAAGACAAGGGAAGTTTTAATCGCCTGAAGGATTCCAGGTGTACCGGGCTTCTCCCTACTCTCTATATCATCAGTAAATTTCTGGCTTTCTAAAGTAACAAAATCAACAGTTCCACCTGCAGCAATTGAAGGTGCAAGGGTTTTATTATAGATCTTTTCATTAAAGATAAGCAGCCCAGAAGCTCCAGGTCCCCCTAGGAATTTATGGGGAGAGATAAAGATTGCATCAAAATACGACTTATCATCTCTGTTCATATCTATCTCAACATAGGGAGCGCAAGCTGCAAAATCAAAACAGACTATTCCTCCATGTTTATGCATTATTCGAGCAACATCATAAATAGGAGTTATAATTCCAGAGACGTTAGAGGCTGCAGAGAAGGAGCCGATTTTCTCCCTTTCACTATATGTTTTATTAGAGACCATTCTCTCTAACTCATCTAGATCCAACTCTCCACTACTATTTAATGGAACTTCAACAACCTCACAAAGGCTCTGTCTCCACATAATTTCATTAGAGTGGTGTTCATAGGGGCCTACAAAGACAATGGGTTTCATCTTATTTATTTTAGCCCTTAAGGATGTTTTACAGGGGCTTTTCTCCTCTTCTATTAAAGAGCAAGAGTCTATCATCTCATCTAAACGCTTTTTAGTTGCCGGTGACCAAAAAACTCCTAATATTTGTTGAAGTCTTGTTATTGCACCTGTAGCTCCAGTACCTGAGAATATAATTTTTCCACTATCCCCTGCATTAACAATACGCTTAATATTAGACTCAGCCTCATGAAGTAAGTTGGTCATAGTCTTTCCAGTAAAATCGTCATCTGTATGGGAGTTAGCGTAGAATCTTAGCAAATTTTGAATGTAGTTTTCAATAAAATAGAGGCCTCTTCCACTAGCTGTATAGTCAGCATAAACAAGGGGTCTTTTCCCAACAGGGGTCAAAAAAAGTTCATTCCTCCCAATAATCTCCTGTCTTAACCACTCTTGTTTAATCATCTCTTTAATTGGTTTCATAACACCCCCATACAGGTATACTAAAATGAAATGTATATAAGGTAAACCCTATATAACAGGCCTATTCAAAAAACAGGTCATAGTAGACAAAGTTTCCATCCTCTATTATAAATAGGTTTTCTCCACTTCTTACAACATCACCAAACTCATTAAAACTGTAATCCTGTATTAATCCATTAAAACTTCGCCCGCTTGTAATTACATCTTTTAATTTATTTAGGGCATGGTCTAAGTTAGTCTCTAACATAGCTTCGTAAAATAGCATTACTGCATCATAGGATAGAATAGCTGTTGTAGTTGGATCGCTGAAAAAATGGGACTTAAACGTATTAACAAAATTTACCATCGGAATATTTTTATAAGTATAATTTAACTTATCATAAATAATCATACCCTCTACAGACCTGCCCCCATGGGTTAAAACCATTGAAGTTTTTGACCACTCACTACTATAAAAGTTAGGTTTAAATCCAACCCTGTAACAGATTTGAGTAATCTCAGCTACAATATCACCTCTAGCTATAATAGAAACCGAATCAATCTTCTCTTTTATCAAATTATTTACAAGTAGAATATGGTTCTCAACTTCACTTATCTCATACTCTATAACAGGAACAATCCCCTTAGTTAAAAGTCCTTTTTTTATACCCTTTATTACACCACTTGTATAAGGGCTATTATCACTACTCCATAAAAGGGCAACTCTTTTATCACCCCTATTAATTATAGCGTTAGAGAGGGACCGACCCTCTTTATATGTGGTGTCATTAAGCATAATAAAGTTATCATCAATATTAGAAAAATTATCCGATTTAACACTAGGACTTATCACAAGAATATTACTACCCTTGGTTCCATCTATAACGGAGCTTCCCATTTTACTAATTAGAGGGCCTAATAAAACAGAGATATCATTACTTATTAGATCTTTTACAACCTTTTTAGTCTTTTCTATACTATCCTCAGAATTTCCAGTTATCAGTTCTAACTTTTTCCCCTTAATTCCACCCTTAGAATTTATCTCGTCAATTGCTAGTAGGGCTCCATTTCTCCCTTGAACTCCAACCTCTGAATACTCTGTAGAGAAATTTGATATAAAACCAACTTTAATTGTAGAGCTCTTATTACTATTAACTAGTATTAAAAGGAGTATAACAATAAAAACTGCGAGTATAAAAAACTTAATAACTCTATTCATTGTAAAAATCGTATTTATTATCTTTTATTATATACAGAAGAATACTTCTAACTCCATCCCCGTACTTATCGATACTAAAGGGTTCTAATATACCATTAAAATTTTCTATTTTTAAAATTGAATCCTTTACTAAATTTCCATCAAAACTTTTTGAAAGGGTACCACCATCTTTATAAATATACATAGACTCATAGAAGTATATTGCTACAGTATTAGACTCTGTACCAAATTTATCAAAATATTTTTTATTAAACTGTACCTCTCTCTCTTGAGGTTTAGGATTAACCATTGCATCAGCAATTATCATCCCCTCTACCCTACTACCACCATATTCATGTACTCCACTGGCTTTAACCCATGACCCACCATATAAATGTGGTAGGGGTTTCTCTTTAGCATAATACTGAACAACCTTAGCACTATCAATTCCGTCGGCAACTAAAAAAATAGCTCCAGGTTCTATATCTAATAGGGAATCAACTATACCATCAATTTCATCACTATTACTAAACTCAAAGACTTTAGAAATATTTACATCTGTATTTTTTATTCTTTTAATATAACCCTCAGCAACCCCACTAGTATAAGCACTATTTCTACTATCTAGTATTAGGACTACATCTCTGTCCCCTCGTTTTATAGATATTTCAGCAATTTTAACTCCTTGAACTGATGATGGAGTTGCTACACGAAGAAAATTATCATCAATACCTGTTAAGTCATCACTACTTACAGTTGGGCCTATTATTAAAACATTACTACTACCTACACCTTTTATTACAGTTGATGCCATTCCACTTAAAATAGGGGAGATAATAACATTAACTCCTTGGGATACTAACTCCCTGGTCCCTGAGTAACACAGATCAATACTTCCTTGGTGATCTTTAATAAGTAGTTCAATGGTATGATTATTAATACCTCCATCTCGATTTATCTCATCTATAGCTAAAGTTAGTCCACTTCTGGCACTTACACCAAGGCCTGAGTTCTTTCCAGATAGATCTGTAATTAGACCAACCTTTAATACCTTAGGCTCACCTGAACTAAATATAAAAATTATTGCAATTAAAACTAGGATAAAAATAGGGATAAGTATTTTAAAAAACTTCATATAGACCTCATTTAATAATTGTAGGTCATCTAACATCTGTTTTCAATAAAAAAAGGGGCAACTAGTATAGTTACCCCTATAATATTAATTATTACTTAGTATAAAGAGGTCTCTCTTGATACTTTGTATGTAGTAAATCATGTGCCTTATGGCTACATGGTTCACCTAGGTAATCTTTGTAAATCTGAACAATTTCAGGGTTCTGATGGGAACATCTAACTGTTGATTTCTCATCATCACTATAAAGTCCTGCAGTTCTTCTAGCTCTAACATCATCATCTGTTCCATAAGGTTGACCACCACCAGCTATACAACCACCCTTACAAGCCATAACCTCAATAAAGTGGTATGGAGGAGGATTTCCAGCTTCTTTAGCAGCCCTAACTTCATTCATGATATCCCTAACATTTGCCATACCGTGGGCTACAGCTACTTTTAATGTAGCATCGCCAAGTTGAACTTCTCCAACTTTAACGTTTTCTGCACCACGAACAGCAGTAATATTAACATCTTCAATCTCTTTACCTGTTACAAGTAGATGGGCTGTTCTAACAGCAGCTTCCATTACACCACCTGTTACACCAAAGATAGTACCAGCTCCAGCATATGCTCCAATAGGGCTATCTGCTTTTTCATCTTCTAGATTAACAAAGTCGATACCTGCAGATTTAATTAATCTACCTAACTCCCTTGTTGTTAATACTAGGTCAACGTCGTTTACACCAGAGGCCTGCATATTATCATCCCTAGAGATTTCATATTTTTTAGCAGTACAAGGCATTATAGCTACAGACATAATATCCTTAGGGGCTAGACCTTTTTTATCAGCATAGTAGGTTTTAGTAATTGCACCCTGCATCATCATTGGAGATTTAGCAGTTGAGAAGTGGGGAATCATATCTGCGTAATATTTCTCCATATAGTCAGTCCATGCTGGACAACATGAAGTAATTTGAGGTAATAATCCACCATTTGTTACTCTATCTACTAACTCTGTACCCTCTTCCATTATTGTTAGGTCAGCACCAAAGTTTGTATCAAATACAGCATCTACTCCAAGTCTTCTAAGTGCGGAGTATATTTTACCTGTTGTAACAGTACCAGGCTCTAAACCAAACATCTCACCAATTGCAACCCTAACTGCAGGTGCCATTTGAACAGCAACATGCTTATCAGATGCTATCATCTGCATAAAAGTTTGAGTTTCATCTTTTTCGTATATCGCTCCAACTGGACAGTGGGCAGAACATTGACCACACTTAATACATGGAGACTCTGCAATTAGTGCACCACCAGCTGCAGTCATTAGTGTATCGTCCCCTCGGCCGATGAACTCTAATGCCCATACATCCTGTAGTTGCTGACAAACATTTACACATCTACCACAGTTTATACATTTTCTAGGGTCAAATACTAACGCATTTGTTGACTCATCCCTTGGTCTCTCTTTAATACCAGACTCGTAAGGAACTTCTCTAATACTAAAGTCTTCAGCAAGATCTTGTAGTTCACAAACACCATTTCTAGCACAGTTTAGACACTCTAAAGGATGGTTAGATATAATTAACTCTAAAACTGTACGTCTAACACACTGAATCTCAGGGTCATGAGTAATATAGTTTTGTCCTTCTACAATATCAGTTGCACAGGCTCTTACCAATTTAGGGGAACCTTCAACCTTTACAATACATATACCACATGACGCCCAAGGCTCTAAGTCCGAGTGATCACATAGTGTAGGTATTTTTACTCCAGCAAGCTTTGCAGCATCAAGGATCTTTGTTCCCTGTTCTGCTACTACAGGAGTACCATTAATTTTTATATTTACAGTTGCCACTTAAAATCTCCCTTTCCTTAACTGATTGTAATAGCGTCGAACTTACATGCTTCATAACAAGCACCACATTTAACACATTTATCTTGAATAATAACGTGAGGAGTTTTTCTCTCACCTTCAATACAGTTAACTGGACACTTTCTTGCACATACAGTACATCCAATACATTTCTCTTCAATAATTTTGTACTGCATAAGATCTTTACACTTACCAGCTCTACACTTACCTTCTTGAATATGCTCTAAATACTCATCTTCAAAATATTTTAATGTAGATAATACAGGGTTAGCAGCTGTCTGACCTAAACCACAAAGTGATGCGGTTTTCATAGCTTGACCTATATCCTTTAATTTTTTGATATCTGCCATATCACCCTTACCAGAAGTTATCTTTTCAAGAATTTCATGCATCTTCTTAGTACCTATTCTACAAGGAGAACACTTACCACAAGACTCTTCTACACAGAACTCTAAGTAGAATTTTGTAACATCAACAATACAATCATCTTCTGACATTACAATCATACCACCAGAACCCATCATAGACCCAATAGCTGTTAATGTATCAAAGTCGATTGGAGTATCTAGGAATTGGTCAGTAATTACACCACCAGATGGACCACCTGTCTGTACAGCTTTAAATTTTCTACCATTTTTAATACCACCACCGATATCAAAAACAATGTCTCTTAAAGTTGTTCCCATTGGAACCTCTACTAAACCAGAGTTCTCTATCTGTCCTGTTAATGCAAATACTTTAGTACCAGAGGAACCTTCTGTTCCAATGGATTTAAACCACTGGCCACCCTTTGTTAAAATTACTGGAATATTAGCAAAAGTTTCTACATTGTTAATAATTGATGGTTTACCCCATAATCCTTTAACAGCTGGAAATGGTGGTTTTGGAACAGGCATACCCCTTTTACCCTCAATAGAAGCTAAAAGTGCTGTCTCTTCACCACAAACAAATGCTCCGGCACCTAATCTTATCTCTAGTGTAAATGAGAAATCAGAACCAAGAATATTTTTACCTAATAAACCAGCATCTTCTGCCTGCTTAATAGCGATATTTAATCTCTCAATTGCCAGTGGATACTCAGCTCTAATATAGATATAACCTGTATCAGCACCACATGTATAACCTGCAATTGTCATAGCCTCAATAATTGAGTGTGGATCACCCTCACATGTTGATCTATCCATATATGCACCTGGGTCACCCTCATCTGCATTACAAACAACATATTTTTGATCAGCTTCAACATTTTTAGAAAAGTTCCATTTTAACCAAGTTGGGAAACCTGCCCCACCTCGACCTCTTAGACCAGAAACTTTTAAGTGGTTAATAACATCATCCGGTGTTAACTCTCCAGTTAAACACTTCTCTAACGCAAGGTAACCATCTCTAGCTATATACTCTTCAATATCCTCTGGGTTTATTAAACCACAGTTTCTAAGAACAACTCGATACTGCTTTTGATAAAATTTAATTTTATCAGAATCAACATCACCATCATTCTTGATATCTTTATATATAAGTCTATCTACTAATCGACCTTTTACTATTGTCTCTGCAATTATTTCCTCAGCATCCTCTGGTTTAACTTCTACATAAAATGCTTCTTCTGGTAATACCTTTACAATAGGTCCTTTTTCACAGAATCCGAAACAACCAGTTTTAATGATTTGAACATCATCTTTAACACCGTGTTTATTTGCGGATTTTAGAAGAGCTTTGAATATCTCATCACCCTTTGATGATTCGCAGGCAGTTCCCCCACAAACCAATATAAAGTTTTTTACTGCCATGGTTAGTTCTGCTCCTTCATAATATCTGATGCAGGTCTATCTAAAACATATTTTGATATTAACTCTTTACCAATAACATGTTTTACAATAATTTCCCTAGCTATATCTCCGTCTACATTTCCATAAATAGTTTGTGGCATACCTGGTGCCTTAATATCTACAGTTGGCTCTGAGTGACAAAGACCCATACAACCTGTTTGTTTAATAGTTACGTTATCTAATTCATGCTCTTTAATTTCGTCAATAAGTGCTGACATTGCGTCTTTTGCACCAGCAGCAATACCACAAGTACCCATTCCAACAATTATTGTTACATCATGAGCATCTGTATCACGTCTGTTGATCTCTTTTTTCTTATCGTCTCTCAACGCTTTTAATTGTGCTAAAGTCATTTTAGCCATAAGTAAAACTCCTAATTATCTAATTCCTGGGATTCTATGAACTCCTTAAGGAGAATCATATTTGTAACCAGTGTTAAATCACCTAATACATCAAGTAATTCGCTTCTGGTTATAGTATAACTAAGCTTCCGCTCTCTATCTTCTCTATTAAAAATGAACTCATATTCACCATCAAATGATAAACATGAAATCAAAAGATCTGTGATCCCACCTATTGGAGGTGTATCCCAGTGGTTTAAGTTAAATGTAGCACTTAATGCTGTTCCCTCTCCTAAAACTGACTTTAGATGAAATGAACCATCGGTCATCTCTGTTGTCTGTATAAGAAAAGGAATTCCTAAACCCACCCTACGATTTTTATGTTTTATTCCATCGGTATAAAATGGGTCTTTAACCCTATCCAATGTAGACTCATCCATTCCTTTTCCATCATCTGTAAGATTAACTTCTAGGAAGGATTTATCCTGAATAAAATCCAGGGTTATTGTTTTGGAATTAGCTTCCACTGAATTCTGAAAAAGATCCAGAACCATATCACATAGAGAGTAGTGCACTACTTAGATCTATATTTTGCAAGAATCTCAGGTAGATCATCTGCTGAAAGTTTTCCATACACCTCATCACCAACGGTAATAAGTGGAGCTAACCCACAACAACCAACACATCTAACACCCTGTAATGAAAACTCTTCATCATCAGTTGTACAGTTCACACCACATCCAAGAAGTGTTTCACACTCAGCCATTAAGTCTCCAGCACCCTTAATATAACATGCAGTACCCATACAAACTGAAATGATATTTTTTCCTGGTTTCTTTAATTTAAAGAAGTGGTAAAAAGTAATTACACCGTAAACTTTAGCTAACGGTACATCTAAGTTCTTCGCTAACTCGATTGCTGCTGCTCTAGGAATATAACCATAGTGCTCTTGAGTTTTGTGAAGAATCATAATTAGATTTCCTGGTTTATCTCTCCATAAATCAATGAATTCCAATAAACTCTTAGGAAGCTCTATCTTCTCTTCTGTAGGCATAATACCTCCTGACAATATATTCTACAAAAATTTTTATGTTGTTATTATATTCCATCTATTGTGTTAATTCAATAGTTATTTATCTAAATAACTATTCTATTGTGTTCTAGTTAGTTTTAAAAATATAGTATTTACAAATATTGTGAATAGAGGTACATTAAAAAAATGATTAACGATGAGACTGTAACTAGATTTATAAAATATAACAGAATACTTTCACAATTAAAAAGTTTAGGGATGGCTAGAGTATTCTCAAACAACTTAGGGGACGCAATTGGTGTTACACCAGCTTTAGTAAGGAAGGATTTTTCAAGATTTGACCTTACAGGAAATAAACGTGGTGGGTATGAGATAGACCTGCTAATTGAAAAGCTGGATGAATTACTAGGAGGTAAGGGCCTAGAAAACATGATAATTATTGGATGCGGGAATATAGCAAAGGCACTAATTAATCATGGAGACTTCACCAAAGACGGGGGTAAGATTGTTGCCGGATTTGATATAGACCCACAGGTGGATAAATTTTCAGATATACCTATATATAATATTGATGTCCTAGAATCTTATATAAAAGAGCATGATATTAAGATTGGAATTTTAACAGTTCCTGAAGAGGCTGCTGCACTCATGTTTGAAAAACTTCTTGCGCTAGGTATAAAAGGGGTATTAAACTTTACCCCAGTGGAACTTAAGGGTTCCGACAGTTGCATAGTAAACAATGTAAATATTGGACTTGAGATAAAAAAACTAACTTACGAAGTTAAAAAGGCATTTGATTAATAATGGAAAATATACCAATAAATACTGACTCACCGTCTGTTATACAGGAGATTATTTACCAGTTAAAGATTAAGGATGTTATGAGTAAAGATCTAATAACTCTTAGGAAATCTGGAACAATGAGAAATGTCCAAGTAACAATGGCAAAGTATAAACTCTCTGCAATTCCTATTACCAATTCCATGAGAATATTAGGTCTAGTTAGTATTGAGGATATAATAAAGGCTTTAGACTACGGTTATATAAATGATAAAATTGAGAAGCATATGACTAGAAAGTTGATAGTTTTAGAGGATGATATGCCCTTGAGTTTTGCTATATCATATTTTAATAAGTATAACTTTGGAAGGTTCCCAGTATTAAATAAAGAGAAGGAGTTAGTTGGTATTATCTCGATGAGGGATATAAATGCAAAACTATTAGAGCACCTAAATAGTGCGATGCAGGCCCTTGAAAACTCTATTCTAAACGAAAATCCAAGTACAATTCAAAGTAACGAAAAAATATTTCAAACTACTAAATTTAATTTCGAAATAGCTGGAAAAGCTTCAACTGAGATAAAAAAGAGTCTAAAAAAGTTAAACCTAGATAGAAAATTTATTCGAAGAGTAGCTGTAGCTTCCTACGAACTTGAGATAAACCAAGTAGTTCACTCAGACGGAGGAACTATAAAAGCTATATTTGATAAGGATAAAATAACAATAATTGCAAAGGATAGAGGTCCTGGAATACCAGATTTAAAGAAAGCTCTAACGGAGGGGTTTTCAACAGCAAACGACTGGATAAGAAGCCTTGGATTTGGAGCTGGGATGGGTCTACCTAACTCTAAAAGAGTTGCTGATGGGTTTGATATAGAGTCATCAGAGAGTGGAACAACAGTTAAAGTTGATTTTAATATACCAAAGGAGTTGATATGAAAACAGATGAATTAGAGAAAAACCTCGGGTTAGTACCCGCCTATAATGATTATGAAATTAATAATATTGTTACTGGTTTCACATCGGATCTTTTAAGTGATGTAATGGGTAATGCGGATGAAGATAGTGTATTAATTACAATTCAAGCCCATAAAAATACAATTGCATGCTGCTCTCTAGCAGGAATTACTGCGGTTATTATATGTAGTGGAAGAAAAGTTCCCCAGGATATGATAGATGCAGCAAAGGATGAGGGTATTGCCATTTTTACAACAAAGGATAATCAATTTACAACTTCATTTAAAGTTCACGGAATATTATAATGAAGGTAAGGTGTGATCTACACATTCACTCCTGCCTAAGCCCCTGTGGGGATCTAGAGATGTCCCCCAACGCAATAGCCCAGGAGGCTAAAAAAAGAGGCCTGGATGTTATTGCATTAACAGATCACAACACAGCCCTTAATACCCCAGCATTTATGACCGCATGTAATAAAGCAGGTATTTTTGGTATATATGGCATAGAGATTACGTCCAGTGAAGAGGCCCATGTATTAGCACTATTTAAAAAACCAGAAACAGCTGTTGAAATGGGTAAGTTAGTATATAAAAGTCTACTATCTGGTAAAAATGATCCAGAAAAGTGGGGGGATCAAGTCTACTTAGATGATGATGAGAATATTATTGGAGAGGTAGAAAAGTATCTTACAGGGGGAGCGAGTATATACTCAATATCAGAACTTTTAGAGATGACCCTAAAAAGAGATGGTATATTTATTCCTGCCCATATTGATAAACCCCAATTTAGTATAAAAAGTCAGCTAGGTTTTCTTCCAGATGAGGAGTATAGTGCTATAGGCCTTACAAAGTTACCACCTATTATGGAGTTAAAAGGAAAGCCATTTATAACAAACTCCGATGCTCACTACTTACATAATATTGGAGATAGAAGTTTTACCTTAGATATAGAGGACCTATCTTTTTCTCATATAAAAGAGGCAATTGTTAGGGGAAAAATAACAATAAATTAATACTTTTTTAATAACTAGAAGTATAAACAAGTATATAATATTTTTATGACAATCATCACAAGACTCAAACTGTCCTACACATCACTAGTATTAGTACCATTTTTAGTATTTATTTTTACTTCAGCTTTTTATAAAGATGATTTTATGTTTACTATCCATGGTTTAAAACTCTCAGTGCAGACAGAGCAGTTTAATAGGGTGTTATACAAAACCCTAGATAATAACCCAGATTCAATGTTAACAGAGGAAAAACTAAGAGAACTAATATCCTATACAAAGTACCCTGAATATATTACATGTTTTGTAGTAATTAACGATAAAGTACAACTCTCTGTTGGTAGAGAGTTAAAAGTTATTGAAAGATATATACAAGAACAGAAATATCTCAATTACTGGATCTTTAATACCACAGATGGAAGAACTGCATCTGTATATTTTATAAATACAAGAAGACAGTATCAGACATTTCCAATTGGGATCTTATACCCAATTATATTTTATATTATTTTCATAAGTCTACTCTCTTATCTTACAGCAAAAAAAATAACTAGGCCACTTAATAAATTAAAAAATGCAGCACTAAGTATTAAGGATGAAGATTTTGATATTGACTTAAGCTACAATAAAGTAGATGAAATAAAAGATGTTTTTATAGCCTTTGATGAGATGAGGTTAAGATTAAAACACAATGTAGAGAAACAGTTAAAATATGAGAAGAGTAGAACAGAGCTTATTGCGAATATCTCCCATGACCTAAAAACACCTATTACTGCAATAAAAGGGTATATAGAAGGAATAGTCGATGGTGTTGCAAATACGCCACAAAAAATGCAGAAATACCACGAAACAATTTTTAGGAAAGTTAACCTATTAGATAGTTTAATTGATAACCTATTTCTATCATCAAAATTAGAACTTAGAAATGAGCCATTCCACTTTACCATTGTCAATTTAAACATGTTTTTATCAGACTTAATAGAAGAGATTCGTTTTGATAAACCTGACTTAAAAATAGACATAAACTCATCAAACAGTAAAACAATGATAAATGCTGACCCTATACAGCTACAAAGGGTTATTTATAACATAATTGGAAACTCTATAAAATATAATGATAAAGAGAGATGTGAAATCCTAGTTTCAATTGATACTGATACCAAATTTACAAAAATATCAATTATGGATAATGGAATTGGTATAGATACTGAAAATTTAGATAAAATATTCAATCAATTTTTTAGATCTGACC
Above is a genomic segment from Thiospirochaeta perfilievii containing:
- a CDS encoding NADH-quinone oxidoreductase subunit NuoF, whose protein sequence is MAVKNFILVCGGTACESSKGDEIFKALLKSANKHGVKDDVQIIKTGCFGFCEKGPIVKVLPEEAFYVEVKPEDAEEIIAETIVKGRLVDRLIYKDIKNDGDVDSDKIKFYQKQYRVVLRNCGLINPEDIEEYIARDGYLALEKCLTGELTPDDVINHLKVSGLRGRGGAGFPTWLKWNFSKNVEADQKYVVCNADEGDPGAYMDRSTCEGDPHSIIEAMTIAGYTCGADTGYIYIRAEYPLAIERLNIAIKQAEDAGLLGKNILGSDFSFTLEIRLGAGAFVCGEETALLASIEGKRGMPVPKPPFPAVKGLWGKPSIINNVETFANIPVILTKGGQWFKSIGTEGSSGTKVFALTGQIENSGLVEVPMGTTLRDIVFDIGGGIKNGRKFKAVQTGGPSGGVITDQFLDTPIDFDTLTAIGSMMGSGGMIVMSEDDCIVDVTKFYLEFCVEESCGKCSPCRIGTKKMHEILEKITSGKGDMADIKKLKDIGQAMKTASLCGLGQTAANPVLSTLKYFEDEYLEHIQEGKCRAGKCKDLMQYKIIEEKCIGCTVCARKCPVNCIEGERKTPHVIIQDKCVKCGACYEACKFDAITIS
- a CDS encoding (2Fe-2S) ferredoxin domain-containing protein, which translates into the protein MAKMTLAQLKALRDDKKKEINRRDTDAHDVTIIVGMGTCGIAAGAKDAMSALIDEIKEHELDNVTIKQTGCMGLCHSEPTVDIKAPGMPQTIYGNVDGDIAREIIVKHVIGKELISKYVLDRPASDIMKEQN
- a CDS encoding ATP-binding protein, translated to MHYSLCDMVLDLFQNSVEANSKTITLDFIQDKSFLEVNLTDDGKGMDESTLDRVKDPFYTDGIKHKNRRVGLGIPFLIQTTEMTDGSFHLKSVLGEGTALSATFNLNHWDTPPIGGITDLLISCLSFDGEYEFIFNREDRERKLSYTITRSELLDVLGDLTLVTNMILLKEFIESQELDN
- a CDS encoding complex I 24 kDa subunit family protein, translating into MPTEEKIELPKSLLEFIDLWRDKPGNLIMILHKTQEHYGYIPRAAAIELAKNLDVPLAKVYGVITFYHFFKLKKPGKNIISVCMGTACYIKGAGDLMAECETLLGCGVNCTTDDEEFSLQGVRCVGCCGLAPLITVGDEVYGKLSADDLPEILAKYRSK
- a CDS encoding redox-sensing transcriptional repressor Rex, giving the protein MINDETVTRFIKYNRILSQLKSLGMARVFSNNLGDAIGVTPALVRKDFSRFDLTGNKRGGYEIDLLIEKLDELLGGKGLENMIIIGCGNIAKALINHGDFTKDGGKIVAGFDIDPQVDKFSDIPIYNIDVLESYIKEHDIKIGILTVPEEAAALMFEKLLALGIKGVLNFTPVELKGSDSCIVNNVNIGLEIKKLTYEVKKAFD
- a CDS encoding CBS domain-containing protein, with amino-acid sequence MENIPINTDSPSVIQEIIYQLKIKDVMSKDLITLRKSGTMRNVQVTMAKYKLSAIPITNSMRILGLVSIEDIIKALDYGYINDKIEKHMTRKLIVLEDDMPLSFAISYFNKYNFGRFPVLNKEKELVGIISMRDINAKLLEHLNSAMQALENSILNENPSTIQSNEKIFQTTKFNFEIAGKASTEIKKSLKKLNLDRKFIRRVAVASYELEINQVVHSDGGTIKAIFDKDKITIIAKDRGPGIPDLKKALTEGFSTANDWIRSLGFGAGMGLPNSKRVADGFDIESSESGTTVKVDFNIPKELI
- a CDS encoding DRTGG domain-containing protein → MKTDELEKNLGLVPAYNDYEINNIVTGFTSDLLSDVMGNADEDSVLITIQAHKNTIACCSLAGITAVIICSGRKVPQDMIDAAKDEGIAIFTTKDNQFTTSFKVHGIL
- a CDS encoding PHP domain-containing protein, with the translated sequence MKVRCDLHIHSCLSPCGDLEMSPNAIAQEAKKRGLDVIALTDHNTALNTPAFMTACNKAGIFGIYGIEITSSEEAHVLALFKKPETAVEMGKLVYKSLLSGKNDPEKWGDQVYLDDDENIIGEVEKYLTGGASIYSISELLEMTLKRDGIFIPAHIDKPQFSIKSQLGFLPDEEYSAIGLTKLPPIMELKGKPFITNSDAHYLHNIGDRSFTLDIEDLSFSHIKEAIVRGKITIN